The Bemisia tabaci chromosome 8, PGI_BMITA_v3 genome has a segment encoding these proteins:
- the LOC140225304 gene encoding uncharacterized protein yields MVYWILTWRVVEGRDRWLQPGLPAGIGLYHYISMGDIKEHLAKVDKHLEKLDGNFMALDKYDHQCQSVEEDVTRKIWHGEENLEKILNDLGCEDLSGVVELNTKKGNEQYCDNNRGVSVIGTLSKVHGKILKAKVEEVGGLGPTTLLL; encoded by the coding sequence ATGGTTTACTGGATTCTTACTTGGAGGGTAGTAGAGGGAAGAGATCGGTGGTTGCAGCCGGGGTTGCCTGCTGGTATTGGACTTTACCATTACATTAGTATGGGAGATATTAAGGAACATCTAGCCAAGGTGGATAAGCACTTGGAGAAACTAGATGGAAATTTTATGGCGCTTGATAAGTATGATCACCAGTGCCAGTCAGTAGAGGAGGATGTGACACGGAAAATATGGCATGGGGAAGAGAACCTTGAAAAAATCCTAAATGATCTTGGGTGTGAAGATTTGTCAGGGGTTGTTGAGTTGAACACAAAGAAAGGCAATGAGCAATATTGCGATAACAACAGAGGTGTATCGGTCAtaggaaccttgagcaaggtccacggtaaaattctcaaggcaaaggtcgaagaggttgGAGGTTTGGGCCCTACTACTTTATTACTTTAA